Below is a genomic region from Cydia strobilella chromosome 1, ilCydStro3.1, whole genome shotgun sequence.
tgtcggttgaatcatcgacgatacgccgagcggtaggcatatagcgcgtggccttgagcgagtgaaggaggcctggtttgacaattcagtgaccacAAAACATTATGGcccagtacagcgccatctgctTCGGTTGTCAAACTAGGGAGAGCAAATTCTTTTCTTAGACTACCTCTCTATAACAATCAATAATTCTTTCGTATATTAAGCAACACCCTACTGATTGTCATAAGTCATAGCCCTTCTAATATAGCGGAACGTGGATCAGTGCTCCATGCAGTAGATATTGAAGTCTACGTCATCGCGGTCCACGTTCCCGgcatatgaaaggttaatagtatacatgtaataaataaaaataataaagcattttatttccaaattttcagttttttacattagaagttttagcgtattggttagtaagtttcttatagttagtagttagtgttaggtttatgtatgctatttactatctatttatttaatttggacccctcttcgggtgtaggcctccAATTCTCTCCATTTTTGCCTGTCTTCGGCTTTGTTTAGCGAGTCTTTCCTTGCAGTTTCTTTTATATGTAATACATTaggtattgttttatttcacagGGACCGCATAGCGTCATCTTCCAGCAAAGATTTATTTGGAGAATGTGCAAAACTAGACGACCACGCCATTGCCTCAGCTATGAAGCACACCACACTGGACCTCACGGTTTGGTTTCCTTTTGATTTCATCTAAAGTAATGTACCATTCACAGCACAGACCCGTCCCAGACAGACCGAGCCATGTGAAATATTGGACCCGGGGGAAGTGAAATATTGTAGGAGTCTATTATAtagaattaaagactcgagtgaCGATATTCTTACCCCCCCGAGTTACactcaatgtttttcatcacacttgcaaagaataaactaaatttgaagcgaaatcattcttaaatacggtgacatttcaaatagCACAAttctgaaatttggtatgtttataaataaaaggcCCCTctttcatgtccacaccatttgacatttggggacctcgaggaatcgcagccatcttggaaaatgtgtaccatcctggagaaattcgcgttttactctaaatctacgttctctatgaaaatatggtgtaaggcaacgttaaagcttattaaattctacacaaaaatgtcctagatatctttgcggaaaaactaaatcttgttatagaaaatactcGCTGAATCTAGATTTAGCGCTTTTAACCACCTTTTAACccttcaggggatattctcttaataagaaacttgtaggaatatgaattccacttttgtctatacatttgtacacgtcctacatatatcaacattttactcgactcaCGACTGCGACTAaaccagaaagtagggttatgggtgtAAGTAGTGATGATTATAAGCAAACAAATTACACTAGcttaggatactggacggatttttttaaatgacgtatcCTCTTGctcttcacaacctgtttacgcTTGCTTTATTAAAGAAatatcaatacagccgccttgagaggacgccgaatattaaatcatattttttcttctagcgcctaaactgtTCGAGAACAGACAATCGTTCAAACATATCaactttattataaatttataatatgtttacgtttttgtaaataaattcataCATTTCTTCTTCTGAAAATAACTATCTATACACCAATGGAACAAAATTGGCATATATCGTCAATGTCAATAAACTGAATTCAAAATTAATACGGAGATCAGCGGCCAGCAACGCATGAAGGTAGCACCAAGGAGGCGCTAACAtgctcccccctcccccctcgAGGAGGTAGAGCCTCGAGGACAAAGAAAGCGTCTTCCGGTATGGGTATTGTGGACATAGACAATGAACTGCTCTTCGTATTGTGCCAACATCCGCCATTACTTGTACTAGTTAATTAACTGAATTACTGATATACACATagtgtaagtaggtatacatgtacATGTATTTAGGGGTACATGTGAAAGAAAGAACCGTACAGGatttttttgtctaaaaatattttatgtaagtacctcatcgatttcgatgacggcgaccccaaGAAATTATGGATTTCGCCTGTTATGGGctctaatgtggctggccaggccgaacatGGTCTTAAAGACGCTTTTGCAGGTGTTCCAAGAAAGTTGGCCAGACGCATTGTATACGCGTAGGagggcctccaacgagatggagcgacgacctggtgaaagtcgcgggaattcggtggttgcgagcggcacaggatcggtcggagtggcgagccttgggggaggcctatgtccagcagtggacgtctatcggctgacatgatgatgatgatgatgatgaggaggGCTTCGGTCTTTCTTTACGTTGTTTGCGTTTGGCATCTAAGGTATTGAGGTGGTTTTCCTCAAACGATTTGATGTGGTTAAAAATGGTAGACCGCCAAGATGACCTGTCTGTAGCAAGCACTACTATTGTCTACTCTTACTCTTATGTAAGTACTCTAGCataactaattaaataaaaatcaaaaataaaaatgattccGGTTCGTTACAGCCAAATATCATAATGGCTTTTCACATATTTTACTAAATCTCAAATTGTCTTAGTTCCAAAATGCCTAAATTCCCAAATTGACTTAttttcaatacaataaaaaGTCACAATAACATTTATACATTACATCCGATATCCAAATTGTATAATTGGTAAAATGAACAATAACTACAAATACCGAATTATTATTAGGACTGAAAGTGAAAATGCATTAGTTTCATAATTgccaaaattcaaaaatgccTTTTGTTGACAGGCCTAAAGATCAAAATGACACTGTCTTAATATCTAAAATTCTCGATGGTACAGAATAAAAATAGTAACAAGACGAAAATTGGGATACCGTTGATAATTACTCATTGCTTAAAAACTGTAActtcaacataattttaaatattttccatagatACTGAGTTAGATATTTTGACAATGTGGCGTTTTTGTATGTAGTTAATTTGGGTTTTAGACATTTTGGGAAATGGTATAattgaaaattcatcaaaaCATGATCAAGTCAAGTTTTAGACATTTTGGGAAACGGTAGAATTGAAAATTTATCAAAACGCGATAGAGTCTAAATGAATTATAGTCGTATTAAGAATACGATAATTTAAGAAGTAGGCGTAAGTCATTTCGAGCTTTAGACATTATGAGAATAATCTGTTTTGACATTCTGATATTCTAGGAACACGTTATTATGATATTTGGCTGTAAAGAACCGGAATCATAAAAATAGGTACTAACAGCGCTTTTTGGAATTCGACTACAAACGAAAATTGACGATTACTGTTGATTTAGTATATAatttagggatgtaccgactagtcggtaaagccgactatccggccacatttgtagtcggcgattagtcggcgactagtcggcaaaaatggccgattagtcggccactTATTACAGTACAGAAAAATAGcacataaacgaaataaacagcaaatattGATCAAATGTTTAATGCCCagtttattcaaattaataaaattatactttatacctaTTGAGGGTGCATACGAATATTTCTGTTCATattgttatattaaatttgtctgTAGggagtagatagatagattcatTTGTTTCAAAGAAAAAGATATAGTACTTTacacaaaaggataaaacaaaatgctttcattaaataaaacagcaAAACCAACAATTTatgaagtaaaaatttaaaagaaaaatattaataaataaatgaacaatgtcacactaaaaacaatgtttatgtATACATAGCTAGGGTAAACCCAAGTATTGTCGAAGTATCTAAAAATTATGTATGTCGTCGCAGTCCGtacaatattatgtagttgGTTACAATTGCAAACGTTTTATTATGTACAtcaccttgttttttttttcaatttttgtcaAGCATCTGTAATTAAGTTACTACAAAATGATTAACCTCACAAAACGCGGGACACTTTGTGCTCAAAATGCTCAAAAGGATTCATGCATGAAGTCTGTAtttaaacgaaatattttttatttggatatttgttGCCGTAATTGCCTACATATATtgtgcatttcatttattaaatcaaatgTACAAAACTTGCGCGCGAAAAGTGACGCAAGGagcaaaacaaatgtttttcaaaGCATCCGAACTTAGACAAAGCTACTGCAGTGACTATCCGAATGCAAACTTTAAAGAGAGAAAATGATTtatggatttggccgactagccgactagtcggccgactaatcggccatccgagcgccgattagtcggctagtcggccaaatcaatagtcggtacatcactagtaTATATGCGAAACGAAACTAAAAACGAATTCTAATTACTGTGTGTGTTTCCCTACAAAATCTAGCTtgatatacctatttttattatgtacttaaattaataaaatataattgccaGAAAATTTACCACGGTTGGGCTGATGATATTGTATGTGTATTTCAGTAATTCAGTTTATTAACTAGTacaagtggcagtgggcggggcacattgctcgcagaactgatggccggtggggccggaaggttctggagtggcgtccgcgtaccggaagacgaactgccggtaggcctccaacgagatggagcgacgacctggtgaaggtcgcgggaattcggtggatgcgaaaggcacaggatcggtcggagtggcgagccttgggggaggcctatgtccagcagtggacgtctatgggctgacatgatgatgatgatgacaagtATTTTTTCTGAGTATTGATTGAATAAAACGTCAGTACGAGATGAATTAGCACAACtttttgacttctgagccatatttctatGAGATGGCTTCGTTTTAGGGACATAGTGTTCTAATTGttgtaaactttttttgtgttgggaatttaataagcttacAGTTTGCcatacaccatattttcatagagaacgtatatttagagcaaagatagatataaccccgtaatagatggatacagtctaaggaaaaaacgtgcctcgaaaatcacgaaaatttgattctcgatcagatggcgccactagctttggcctactctcgtatagagggctttgacggttttgtttgttatttataattttaacgcatatccgttaaagaacaaggttcaaaatcatataaaaataattaatgcaaataaaaaaatcatttacccatatttaaatacattttaacgtaattttataaatcttcatttttagttttaaagtatggcgatagatggcagtgaatttacagtggttacaaaatttactatgacagtaccgctctatcttattatgtcCTCTTTGGTTTAGAgtaaaacgtgattttttccaGGATggcacacattttccaagatggctgcgatttctcgaggtccccaaatgtcaaatggtgtggacatgaaaaaggggcctttaatttatatacataccaaatttcaggactgttctagagattttgaaattagtcctaatccgattgtgctaaaacattcgtccgccatattgaatttttttggaagtttattcATCGAAGGCCTGTACCTTGGGTCTGTACCTTTGTCCTTCAGAACACCTGCAGGAAATAAGacctttttcgagcaagtgtgatgaaaaggaATTTGTAACTTATAAATTCAGCAGTTAGATCGTATTTATTCTCGAATGCCGTTGCCTGTCATCGACTCCTGCAGGGTTAGTTCGCCAACGCTCACGCGCGTTCGGCTGTACGGAAAGATGTATCTTGACTGATAAACGGGTTCACACAGGACGAgacgcctcgcgaggaaattgcgaGGCACAAAGTTGCCTCgtatatttagttattttaatattggcgctgtcatttaaatttggaatggTACCACCACGGTACCACTGTAAAAATCTTTAGATTACACTGACTTCAGTTATACGCACTACGCACCTCATTTTCTCCAAAAAATAACATAAGTTTGTTATGTAACATTTTCAGGTGGATCTGCCTAAATTCACGGAGCCTATTCCACTCTTACCCACGGAAGACGAAGCCCCCGTTGAGAAAGATAAAGGCGACAGCACGTCCATACATAGGAATATGATCAAACGATTCAACCAACAttctattatggcaagtatggTTTCTGGCAGCATTCTATTTAGGATTTATTCTATGTATTCAAGTGTTAATCTATGTATTGTTAGTATTAGTATCCACAACTCAAGATTACTTTTTGACTCGATGTGATTGAGAAACTTATAATCCCACTGCAGAGCGGGCCCCTTAGACTTGAGACAAGTATACGCGAATGTCGCGAATCAACTGTAGACGGGATTTGGCGTGACCTGTAAACCAATCTTAAAATGAATGCGCCattagggtttgcaatccggatccAATTCCACAGAAGATCTGACGGATCCGACCCAGATACCGATCCGTACTAATCAGATTTGGATTGTAAGCCCATCCTCTGCATTATAAGCGTGAATACATCGGAGGactgaaattaattttatgGGTGCTTTAAATATACTAGGAGAGAAGTTAATGCGACCAGTGATGCATTGATTTTTAAGGGGCTCTCtggccccaatgaccttcgatctgaatcccttagttttctaatgttttttgcagcttatcatattaacagcaacggctcccatattatcccatatttacttcaaagttcattgtcttcgagatatttggcatcaaagttgaacaattttatttagaccaaaaaactggttttccggtcataacttttgtgttaattagtttaaaaatcTCTGACCAGTTTTTAGGACGTCAAAGACGTACCCAAATAGGTAGATTTCGTAGGTATATGTAAAAACagtgttttttagacaatgttaaaaaaaatcattaaaaaaataagtactatTCATGACAGATGACCTTGACGCGTTTGACAGGAACTGGTGGGAGACGGGTCAAGACCGGGATACGTGGAAAGGggggagggaggcctttgcccagcagtgggacactaggctcatataaataaataaactgttcatttctttcaaaaccCGGCAGACAAgaaagataaaagattgaagaaccgataacCGTTTGTCTAATAATTCTATCTGTATTAGTGCAAATGTAGGAGTAATGGcttaaaacttgtcaaaaatgatGAAAACCGCGGGGAGccccttaataataaatatactttttgtttcAACAGGTGCTCAAAGCTAGTCAAAAAACAAATTCTAGTAGTAGTGATAGCAATAATAAAACtgcaaacaataacaataaagtgGTAGAAAATGGGGTTAAAGAAACAAATGGCACTGCTGAGAAGAGGCCAGCTAATGAAAAAAATGCTTTAGAGCCCGTGGACAAGAGAAGGAGGATATTAGAGAAGATACATTATGAAGATCTAGAAGATTCAAATAGGAATGAAGATGCACAGGAACTGAAATTATCCAAGGTAAACTACCTACGATCAATTAATTCAGTTATAGTTATACGTACTCTTCGTACATATTTTACTGTGGctcattatcattattataagaATCGATTTAATAAGTAATTTACTGCCTGTGCTTGTACAGACAGGAAAAGTAGATATACTACTACCCGTTCAAGTTCAAGTTGGCCGTTGGCGACCGTTACATGATAACGTCACAGTACAATTAATACTACTGTCGACAAGAAATAATTTCACACAATTATTTTTGAATgcttactttatttattaatcattgtgattgtattaaatataagtaataaaagtagTTGTAAAGCTGTGGTAGCCGAGTGGATAAGGCGTCAGAAGGGGTGATGCGGGGAACCAGGCCGGAGGTAACAGCCAACTTGAAGCGAATGGGTAGTAACGACAAACTGGGCAtcagtggaccttatgcctttgcAAGAGGTATACTCATTGTTAGTTAACAGTTAGATGATGGAACAAATAAGATTTTACtcaccacaccagctcataAAGGCTGTCTTTATCCTTCAAAAACtcatgagaaagttgcattttatccacaagagtggcaaagtaagttgatgcaaattttgagttggcttgtagaattgacttttaaatatgtttttgaatgataaatatttagtagTGTTCACCTAGATTTGACACTAacgttttacaatttatattttacttgtGTTTGTGTGgcgaaaaatgttgtgtttcactcggtagcaaaatTCGTTCAACCTTCGTGCCTTGAAGCCCTCGTAATgttcaagattccacttttcgaaccactcgctacgctcgtcgTTCAATGATTCGGATTTTATGCTTGCTCGAGTATGAGTATTAGCACTTTAGGTTaaagttgtttaaccgctcgtactaatattgaaataaaacaaacaactaGTTACTGTAACTCCTTTTTTTTGTCTCATTATTTTGTATGTCTATGTCTAACGCATCTTAACCTACAGCGCAAACGAATTGCAGGTTTTAATAAGTAATTTGTCTCGGTTCCAAAAGGTACAATCGGGTTTTTTAATtccttttgtttcttttacagaTTGAAAGGTATTTATTAGGACCGTCGTCGCAAGTGAACCAATCAGGTTCGAGTACGAATCACCCGCCGCCTTTGTCGGCTCTAGCTTCAATATGTCAGGTAAAAGAATTTTGTCAATTATATAATTCTGATGTAGAAATCTAAGATAAATGACAAGGAGTAGAACCATGAAAATAAAGGTAACTTATTCTTAAAAAGATACGGTTTTAACATAGGTAAGTCGGTGCAAATCGAGTTCTGTGGACACCCTACggtactgactaaaataaccgacttggatAACATTACATCGCAGAACATTTTTGTAAGTAgttagaagaactgcgttgcgagacttgcatctttttacaggTACGTTTTAGATAggatacctaataataattatgcagTAATTATTCACATTTTAGAATAGTTTTAACGagttacccccttattcataaacgtctactaaagttgacaagccgctaataatcgtttgtccctttccgacgtattggtatgatggaaagggacaaacaattattgcggcttgtcaactttagtagacgtttatgaataagggggttactGACGTTTAGCAGGTCATTCTATCAGAAGGATTTGACTTATTTTATGGCTGACTTCGTCGCTCATGCTCATTTGCTGATGTTGTTATCTACTTTAGgttgcgtttccaccagagatttgcgaggatgcgtagcgagggatatgtttgtaaatagataaaataaatattaggggacatcttgcAAAgatctagccccaaactaagcaaagcttgtacataGGTTTATGGaaatagtttttaaaagtatctttgtttcatatttgtctattgcaaaacttatctagtgGCCTGTGTACTATGGGAACTctcttcttcgtcgttccctcatgactgaggatcgtgaccaagaactatatccctccatttaacgctatggctatgtgggctgccctctgcatggaaccacatgcttgtctaatggaatccgaccatcttgccGGGGCTCTTCCTCTAGGGCGCTTCCTCTAGGGAGAAAGACTATGGgaactagacgacgatatacatatactattatatagataaatacatacttataaaaacacccatgactcaggaacaaatatctgtgttcatcacacaaataaatgcccttaccgggattcgaacccaggaccatcggcttcactacctaccaggccagaccggtcgtcgttaagaaccaatagaatcacttaaCATTGATCGAGGAAAGGTACGTAAAGGGATTCTactggttcttaacaaacatccctcgctacgcagcctcgcacatctctggtggaaacgcagccttactGAGTGCACTTTGTTTGTGAGCAGGCGTGGTCGAGCGGGCAGCAGTGCGCGCGGCCGATCCGCGTCGGCGCGGCGGGCTGTGTGGCCGCGCTCGGCGAGCTCAGCCCCGGCGGCGCGCTCATGCGGCAGCACCACGCCGCCGCCATGGCGCGTGAGTAGACTAGTAGTACACGGGCAGGTGCGGGGTGAGGCGGGCAGCGGTGCGCGCGACCGATCCGCGTCGGCGCGGCGGGCTGTGTGGCCGCGCTCGGCGAGCTCAGCCCCGGCGGCGCGCTCGTGCGGCAGCACCACGCCGCCGCCATGGCGCGTGAGTAGACTAGTAGTACACGGGCAGGTGCGGGGTGAGGCGGGCAGCGGTGCGCGCGACCGATCCGCGTCGGCGCGGCGGGCTGCGTGGCCGCGCTCGGCGAGCTCAGCCCCGGCGGCGCGCTCATGCGGCAGCAccacgccgcgccgccgccatgGCGCGTGAGTAGACTAGTAGTACACGGGcatgtgaaaatatttactggctctgtgagctgtagacctcgcgataaccTTCATAAGattaataaatgttaaaataaaaaaaatacttcgttgagtcattatcacagcgaactcacaatggtctttaGTGCCATAGACCCTACTGGCATCCATTTCTACCATTctaaaccagggaccggacaaccctttccgcaataaaaccctttcaatgggcgacacttaaacacggctaacacattgaaagactttcccttttgaactgcaagcctattcatacccttacctttgactaacccttaccgaaaagctaaccaaaaataaggctagcccttaataagggttacccttatctttaagcgcttttgataaaggtttccctttgcgtgaaagagacaggattagtatatatctacggtagtgtatgaaaaggaaagaaaatacgtgcctagtcaaagaacgccgccgtcgccgccgacgatcgctcggattcgaactAATGTGTggtttatgaacaaggtagacgacttaaattagcacgcttatatgctaaaagtgaagccctttataaggctaacccttataagcaatatgcaaggtgttggtgagcggatgataagggttttgtaagggtatttgggctaccgattactcaaatgtggtagctttatataagggtttttaaaaccaaaacaaagggtttcgtctggcaaagggtatggtgagttaagccttatgcaatacccttataaaaccccgataagggatagcgggccggtccctgttctAAACATTTTCCGAAAAACAAAACGAGAGAAAAATTCTAGCTACCGAACCTACTTATAAAATTTTACCAGtatcggttgagaaatgtgaCCTGCGGCGGTAgtacggtcgcatttttatcacctgccaccatgcctgtcacgttctaacaagtatgtaagtgcgaaagtgacgggcatattgacaggcgataaaaatggaaccatgctgccaccgctgcaGAGGAGAAAATCCAggcatacgaaagcatttttgcccaagttcaacgctcggtcaataagtGGCGCTCTTCATTTAACACCAAACATATGTTTAATGCCTTTCTAAATTTTTTCCAACCCTCAGAGGCTAGTGTAGTGTTTAATATCCTCTGCCTACGATCACGCGTAAACTTTAATTGTACAAACATACTTCTCCAGAACTAATTCCGGCCGACGTGAAATCCGAGCTGAACCGGCTGTACCTGTCCGCGGGGGAGCTGCTCCGCGAGCTGTGGCGCTGCTtccccgcgcccgccgcgcccgcgcaggaGGCGGACAGTGCGCGCGCAGACAACTTCTACGCGGCGCTGCTCCGCTTCAGGAACGTCAAGCTGAGGCCGTTTGAGGtatacctcatcatcatcatcatatgagtcagaggacgtccactgctggacataggcctcccccaaagagtgccacaatgaccggtcttgcgccacccgccagatggtgtggtgaaaataactatAGTAAACTTTGACCAAAGATAAATGAGCGGTCCGCGGCCAATGAACGCAACAagcgatcgacagcccgcctgttTCCAGGCGGGCGGGGCCTCCCTGTACTACATCTACACGTCTAATACTGTGATAGGGTATATGTTTGGTGTTTTTAGCGTGCATACATTTGCCATCAGATATGCCTGAACAAGGTGCAGAagtatcagagggcctaccgtgaaccacgtttgacgtgttgcctccttgtcacacttacgtacaaatttacaagtgcgacagagaggcaacacgtcgaacgtagttcgcggtagaccctcggAATGCGAATGGCGAATTTGATCAAAGAAATTGGATGACAACACTGATATTTGATCCAGGTTTATTTGTCAAGGGCATGTCAAAGAAATTTGATAAATTTTTTGACCtgtctgtccaatatcttggtccaatttCTATATCcaatatttaaacaaatttcTTTGATGGAGGCTCATTCCACTTATCCAGTATCTTGGTCCAAGTTTTCACGTGGTTTTTATGCTATTTGCGTAGCCATTTTGAATTAAATGTCATTCGTAATATTTGATCAAATTTTGGTGTTTCTAGCAAATTGATCAAGTCATCCAATTTCTTTCatcacattggaccaagatattgtaCAGATGAAATACCACCCTAACAGCTAAATCTCTGTTTTTCTTTTCAGGAGAAAATGCTTCACGACCTGACACCACTAGCGACATCACTTACGAAACACATCAACCAAATGATAGATGTGGCCTGTACGAAGTACGCGCTTTGGCAACAAAGGCAAGCCAAACTTCGGTAGTATTGTAGTACCAGGGGACTTATTCTCGGTGTCATCCAGACCTATATTCTTATTGTGTTTATCCAACAAGGCTGGCACATAACTGCCATAACCGGTATCTTACACAGTGGAATACGCCAAAATGTCGACATAATCCGCACTGGGACTGGAACTGGGTTATATTCGTTTACAACTAGGCGTGTAACGTAAAATGAAAATcatcatccattaattacgtcacacgtttaggggagggaggaggtcaagaaaatgtgacatattGTGACaaggggaggggggagtcacaaactttgtgacgtcactttaacttcaccTGTAACCGACAATTGctttgattttttaaattcgctttacAGTGAATTAACTAGTTTTTAAAGGATgaatcgtttttattcgtgttttttttCCTGATCAGTTTTGTGtcttcaaattaaaataatcatatttaattcGAATTGCTAATTTCGTTGAAAACAATATTGCCAAACAacacaatattacaatattgctGGGACGttagttagccgcgaccaccaccagtgaaacctgtgtcgaaacgtcaaatatcggtaaataaaggtaacaaaataaattggcggtagacccgattgtaaatgtgatttaatatgtgttcaaaacgcgaaagttttaaatgccAAATAtctgacgtcacaccaggggggagggggggttgccaaatgtgacctGGCGTGACAAGGAGGGAAGGAAGgataaaaaaatcatgaaattcgtgtgacgtaattaatggatggcCGCTTATTTtaatggtttttagggttccgtacccaaagggtaaaaacgggaccctattactaagactccgctgtcagtctgtttgtcaccaggctgtatctcatgaaccgtgatagctagacagttgaaattttcacagatgatgtatttctgttgccgctacaacaacaaatacttaaaagtacggaaccctcggtgggcgag
It encodes:
- the LOC134746026 gene encoding general transcription factor IIH subunit 1; translated protein: MTTSSEDVLMSVSYVRYKKGDGTLYVMNQRLAWMLENRDTVAVSHKYADIKTQKISPAGKPKVQLQVVLHDGTCSTFHFVNPAGPEAQAKDRDQVKGLLVNLLPKFKRQIDGELEMKSRLLSLHPTLKHLYEDLVISKVINSEEYWNTPTLKHYTESNNIKQEAGVSGAFLADIQPQTDGCNGLKYNLTQDIIDAIFKTYPAVRKKHIDYVPNKMTEAEFWTKFFQSHYFHRDRIASSSSKDLFGECAKLDDHAIASAMKHTTLDLTVDLPKFTEPIPLLPTEDEAPVEKDKGDSTSIHRNMIKRFNQHSIMVLKASQKTNSSSSDSNNKTANNNNKVVENGVKETNGTAEKRPANEKNALEPVDKRRRILEKIHYEDLEDSNRNEDAQELKLSKIERYLLGPSSQVNQSGSSTNHPPPLSALASICQAWSSGQQCARPIRVGAAGCVAALGELSPGGALMRQHHAAAMAQLIPADVKSELNRLYLSAGELLRELWRCFPAPAAPAQEADSARADNFYAALLRFRNVKLRPFEEKMLHDLTPLATSLTKHINQMIDVACTKYALWQQRQAKLR